Sequence from the Pseudomonas frederiksbergensis genome:
CATTGAGCTCGACGCTGCCTCGGGCGACATGGACATAGGCATAGCGATCGGCAGCCAACGCCAGCGTGGCGCTCTCGGCGCCATCGAACAGCCCGGCGTAGACCCGTGCGTCCTGGCGAACATGCAGTGAGCCCTCGGCGCCGTCCGGCGAGATGATCAGTTGCAGGCGACCACGTTTCTGTTCGGGGCTGAAGTGTTCCTGCTGGTAGCGCGGCGTGGCGCCGACGACGTTGGGCACGATCCAGATCTGCAGGAAGTGCACGGGCTCGTCGGCGCTGTGATTGAACTCACTGTGAGCCACGCCACTGCCGGCACTCATCAGCTGCACGTCCCCGGGACGGATGACCGAACCGGTGCCCAAGGTGTCCTTGTGCTCCAGCGCGCCCTCGAGCACGTAGGAGAAAATCTCCATGTCCCGATGCGGGTGCTGGCCGAAACCCTTGGCGGCGGCGACCCGGTCGTCGTTGATCACCAGCAGGTCGGAAAA
This genomic interval carries:
- a CDS encoding pirin family protein encodes the protein MLTLRKASDRGIARHGWLTSFHTFSFASYRDLNQQGFSDLLVINDDRVAAAKGFGQHPHRDMEIFSYVLEGALEHKDTLGTGSVIRPGDVQLMSAGSGVAHSEFNHSADEPVHFLQIWIVPNVVGATPRYQQEHFSPEQKRGRLQLIISPDGAEGSLHVRQDARVYAGLFDGAESATLALAADRYAYVHVARGSVELNGVPLQEGDGVRVRQEQALTLSNGQNAEVLVFDLRPQELPQMP